In the genome of Patescibacteria group bacterium, one region contains:
- a CDS encoding class F sortase, whose amino-acid sequence MKSLKFILVLIITITAFSVIVFILYKNSVAARPEPELPIPEKFITSEVVATSTEKHSYPYRLIIPSIELNAGVQHVGINQKGNMANPAGFKDVGWYKYGPIPGQKGSAVIAGHFDNGLGLPAVFYELNELQVGDDIYVQDEDGKKLLFKIIQTKQYDYMDTAASQEVFKSSDKVMLNLITCDGTWIKDQKTYTKRFVVFAELNDKVMR is encoded by the coding sequence ATGAAATCTTTAAAGTTCATTTTAGTACTAATTATTACAATCACTGCTTTTTCTGTAATAGTTTTTATTCTATACAAAAATTCTGTTGCAGCACGTCCTGAGCCTGAATTGCCAATACCTGAAAAATTCATAACAAGTGAAGTTGTTGCTACATCAACTGAAAAACATTCATACCCATACAGACTCATCATACCTTCAATTGAATTAAATGCTGGTGTTCAACATGTTGGTATAAATCAAAAAGGCAATATGGCAAATCCAGCAGGATTCAAAGATGTTGGATGGTATAAATACGGTCCAATTCCTGGGCAAAAGGGAAGTGCTGTGATAGCAGGACATTTCGATAATGGCTTAGGTCTGCCTGCTGTATTTTATGAATTAAATGAACTACAAGTGGGGGATGATATATATGTTCAAGATGAGGATGGTAAAAAGCTTCTTTTTAAAATTATACAAACTAAACAGTATGACTATATGGACACTGCAGCTTCCCAGGAGGTTTTTAAGTCTTCAGATAAAGTTATGCTTAATCTAATCACCTGTGATGGCACATGGATAAAAGATCAAAAAACATATACAAAACGCTTTGTGGTCTTTGCTGAGCTAAATGATAAAGTTATGAGATGA
- a CDS encoding disulfide oxidoreductase, which translates to MTKLQTNILYTALAQAIVAMLGSLYFSEVMKLPPCILCWYQRIVMYPLVVVLAVGIIRRNKDIALYVLPLSLVGLGISIYHNLLYWKIIPENLAPCVAGISCTTKFFEWFGFITIPFLALVAFVVINACMVIFIKNNK; encoded by the coding sequence ATGACTAAACTTCAAACGAACATTCTTTATACAGCATTAGCTCAGGCAATTGTTGCCATGCTTGGAAGTTTGTACTTCAGCGAAGTAATGAAGCTTCCACCCTGTATCCTATGTTGGTATCAAAGAATTGTTATGTATCCTTTGGTTGTAGTTCTGGCTGTTGGAATAATTAGAAGAAATAAAGATATAGCGCTTTATGTTTTACCTTTGTCCTTGGTAGGACTTGGTATATCGATTTACCATAATTTACTTTATTGGAAAATTATTCCTGAAAATCTTGCCCCTTGTGTCGCAGGTATATCTTGCACAACAAAATTCTTTGAATGGTTCGGGTTTATTACAATTCCATTTTTAGCATTAGTGGCATTTGTAGTTATAAATGCATGTATGGTTATATTCATTAAAAATAATAAATAA
- a CDS encoding cation-translocating P-type ATPase, translating to MFKEIIKNKKFIFLLSALVLVIPFEILSFMDIYLPDAVEIPFFIILIAIIGRKVFYKGVKSLLKLKFSSINLLMTIAVFGAVYLQQFAEAAIIVILFSLGEALENFGIDKSKSALQELINKNPKSVQLKGKEEKTAIEEVKIGDVFIVKHGDHIALDGEIISGESLLDESSITGEPLPKSKFIGDLVYSGSVNGEGYLEVKVTKEAKDTTLSKIIKLTYEAAAKKSESQQFIDKFAKYYTPAIMLIAFLVFFVPVVLMGQDFTKWFTEALTLLIISCPCALVISTPVGVFSAIGNATKKGILIKGGKFLEEMGRIQAIAFDKTRTLTIGEPVVSDVIALKGHTQEGVLSCIAGLEAFSEHPVSRSITQKAKELGLDAHAFSNFKAVAGKGVKGTCMVCTNAEHTVGNLKFLTDEKHPISDEVINHVQSLESQGKTAIVVSDGNDISGVIGVTDEIRSESAGIIQSLKQLNIIPVILTGDNLSSAQYVAQQVGIDEIHASLLPEEKVNELKKLEEKYKSVAMVGDGVNDAPSLAQASVGIAMGAVGSDVAIENADIALMNDKLSLISYIIAVSRKMNRIIKFNIIAAVATKVLFLVLAVTGHSNLALAIFADVGVTVFVILNALRLYSYKPA from the coding sequence ATGTTTAAAGAAATAATAAAAAATAAGAAATTTATCTTCCTTTTATCTGCTTTGGTGTTGGTAATTCCATTTGAGATCCTGTCGTTTATGGATATATATCTTCCAGATGCAGTTGAAATTCCATTTTTTATTATTTTGATTGCAATTATAGGAAGGAAGGTTTTCTATAAAGGTGTAAAAAGCCTCCTTAAACTTAAGTTTTCTAGTATCAATTTATTGATGACTATAGCGGTTTTTGGTGCAGTCTATCTTCAACAATTTGCTGAAGCTGCAATTATTGTGATTCTTTTTTCATTAGGTGAAGCACTAGAGAACTTTGGAATTGATAAAAGTAAATCTGCTCTACAAGAATTAATAAATAAGAATCCTAAGTCAGTACAACTTAAAGGGAAGGAAGAAAAAACAGCTATTGAAGAGGTAAAGATTGGTGATGTATTTATAGTTAAGCATGGGGATCATATTGCTCTTGATGGAGAAATTATTTCAGGAGAATCATTATTAGACGAATCATCTATTACTGGTGAGCCATTACCAAAAAGTAAATTTATCGGTGATCTTGTTTATTCTGGAAGTGTAAATGGTGAAGGATATCTTGAAGTAAAGGTTACTAAAGAAGCTAAAGATACTACGCTTTCAAAGATCATTAAGCTCACCTATGAAGCAGCAGCTAAAAAATCAGAGTCACAGCAATTCATAGATAAATTCGCAAAGTACTACACCCCAGCGATTATGCTGATAGCCTTTTTGGTATTTTTTGTTCCTGTCGTATTGATGGGGCAAGACTTTACAAAATGGTTTACTGAAGCTCTCACACTTCTTATTATCTCTTGCCCTTGTGCTTTGGTCATTTCTACTCCCGTTGGAGTATTTTCCGCAATAGGCAATGCTACCAAGAAAGGTATTCTTATCAAAGGTGGAAAATTTCTTGAGGAAATGGGAAGGATTCAAGCGATTGCTTTTGATAAAACCCGAACACTTACAATAGGTGAACCTGTAGTATCAGATGTGATTGCACTTAAGGGTCACACACAAGAAGGCGTGTTGAGTTGTATAGCGGGTCTGGAAGCATTCTCAGAACATCCAGTATCTCGAAGCATTACCCAAAAGGCAAAAGAATTAGGATTGGATGCACATGCATTTAGTAACTTCAAAGCTGTAGCAGGAAAAGGAGTAAAAGGGACTTGTATGGTTTGTACAAATGCCGAGCATACCGTAGGAAATTTAAAATTTCTTACTGACGAAAAACATCCAATCAGCGATGAAGTTATAAATCATGTTCAATCGCTTGAATCTCAAGGCAAGACAGCAATAGTTGTAAGTGATGGTAATGATATTAGTGGTGTTATAGGAGTAACGGATGAAATTCGATCAGAATCAGCTGGAATAATTCAATCATTAAAACAATTAAATATCATTCCTGTGATTTTGACAGGTGATAATCTTTCTTCTGCTCAGTATGTTGCACAACAAGTCGGCATTGATGAAATCCATGCATCGTTACTTCCTGAAGAAAAAGTAAATGAACTTAAAAAACTTGAAGAGAAATATAAATCAGTAGCTATGGTGGGGGATGGAGTAAACGATGCTCCATCACTCGCTCAAGCTTCAGTGGGTATTGCTATGGGAGCTGTGGGATCAGATGTAGCTATTGAGAATGCTGATATTGCACTGATGAACGATAAACTTAGTTTGATTTCTTATATCATCGCTGTAAGTAGAAAAATGAATAGAATAATTAAATTTAATATTATTGCTGCAGTAGCTACAAAGGTTTTGTTTCTTGTTCTAGCTGTCACAGGACACAGCAATCTTGCCTTAGCAATATTCGCTGATGTTGGAGTGACTGTATTTGTAATATTAAATGCCTTAAGACTTTATAGCTATAAACCAGCTTAG
- a CDS encoding heavy metal translocating P-type ATPase, with protein sequence MEHIHSQPKIYRVKGMHCASCASIIEKTFKKTEGVKSAEVNYGTETAKIAIDDLKTNAHALSEKIKPLGYSLVVEDHSKHTKHVMADGSVMSGEDHSMHTGINQSKEEKLAEIADMKTKVRSVIPLAIFSILVMAWDILAQFNVIPAMSNTLYEFFHHLLPIFATYTLFIVGKPYLKGMYTFFRYGKANMDTLIGIGTSVAFLYSFIVTAFEESLAPFIDVTHTYYDVTIVVITFIALGKYLEARSKLKTGDAIEKLLNLQAKTALVIREGKESEIPVDQVVHGDVIVIKPAGKIPVDGVLVEGSSFVDEALVTGEPIPVEKKAGDIVVAGTINTSGTFTFKATKVGSETLLANIVKMVQEAQGSKAPIQALADKISSVFVPVVLVLSVITLGLWLLVGTQYFGFSQALSYGLVSFVGILVIACPCALGLATPTAIIVGVGKGAREGILIKDAETLEKFHKVNTIVLDKTGTLTKGKPELVGIKNSSTQSDNEIISILATLENKSEHPIAHAVAEYARAKDIKLSEVQGFEMIKGKGVKGTIKGTEYYAGNTKLISDLKLMFDSKLIEEETTQGKTPVILATKNKVLSVVMVADAVKPEAIEAVRNLHKLGIKVVMLTGDNKNTAQFIAKEVGIDEVVAEVSPEDKLKKIIDLQKEGQIVAMAGDGVNDAPALAQANVGIAMGTGTDVAIETAGITLLHGDISKLVKAIKLSRLTMRGIRQNLFWAFIYNIIGIPLAAGLFFPIFGWLLSPVFAGLAMAFSSVSVVFNSLRLKAKQL encoded by the coding sequence ATGGAGCATATACACTCACAGCCTAAAATATATCGAGTGAAAGGAATGCATTGTGCTTCATGTGCTTCTATCATTGAAAAGACTTTCAAGAAAACTGAAGGTGTTAAATCTGCTGAGGTGAATTATGGTACTGAGACTGCAAAGATCGCCATTGATGATTTAAAGACTAATGCTCACGCCCTTTCCGAAAAGATTAAACCCCTTGGATATTCATTAGTTGTTGAAGATCATTCAAAGCACACTAAGCATGTAATGGCTGATGGATCAGTAATGAGTGGAGAAGACCATTCAATGCATACAGGTATCAACCAATCTAAGGAAGAAAAGCTTGCAGAAATTGCCGACATGAAGACTAAAGTACGTTCAGTAATACCTCTCGCTATTTTTAGTATCTTAGTTATGGCGTGGGATATCCTTGCTCAGTTCAATGTTATTCCAGCTATGTCTAATACTTTGTATGAATTCTTCCACCACCTTTTACCTATATTTGCTACATATACACTCTTTATAGTTGGGAAGCCATATCTTAAAGGAATGTATACATTTTTCCGATACGGTAAAGCAAATATGGATACACTTATTGGAATTGGTACATCAGTAGCATTTCTATATAGTTTTATTGTTACTGCATTTGAAGAAAGCCTAGCACCATTTATTGATGTTACACACACTTACTATGATGTAACAATTGTAGTTATTACTTTTATTGCTCTTGGAAAATATCTTGAGGCACGATCAAAACTTAAAACAGGAGATGCTATTGAGAAGCTTCTTAATTTACAAGCAAAGACTGCACTTGTAATTAGAGAAGGAAAGGAAAGTGAAATACCTGTTGATCAAGTTGTGCATGGTGATGTGATAGTAATAAAACCAGCTGGAAAAATTCCTGTAGACGGTGTACTAGTAGAAGGATCATCTTTTGTTGATGAAGCACTTGTTACGGGCGAGCCAATACCTGTTGAGAAAAAAGCAGGAGATATCGTTGTTGCTGGAACTATAAATACATCAGGAACATTCACGTTTAAAGCAACTAAAGTGGGATCAGAGACGCTTCTTGCAAACATTGTAAAAATGGTTCAGGAGGCACAAGGTAGTAAAGCTCCTATTCAAGCTCTAGCTGATAAAATATCAAGTGTTTTTGTACCTGTTGTTTTGGTACTATCTGTCATTACACTTGGGTTATGGCTTCTTGTCGGAACTCAGTATTTTGGATTTTCCCAAGCTCTTTCTTACGGTCTAGTTTCATTTGTGGGTATTCTTGTTATTGCATGTCCTTGTGCTCTTGGTCTTGCAACTCCAACTGCAATTATTGTCGGTGTTGGTAAAGGGGCACGAGAAGGAATACTCATAAAGGATGCTGAGACCTTAGAGAAATTCCATAAAGTAAATACTATTGTTTTAGATAAAACAGGTACTCTTACTAAAGGTAAGCCAGAACTTGTAGGCATTAAGAATAGTTCAACTCAAAGTGATAACGAGATTATTTCTATCCTTGCTACACTTGAAAATAAATCAGAGCACCCTATAGCTCATGCTGTGGCAGAATATGCACGAGCAAAAGATATTAAGTTATCTGAAGTTCAAGGGTTTGAAATGATTAAAGGAAAGGGTGTTAAGGGTACTATAAAGGGTACTGAGTACTATGCTGGAAACACAAAACTCATATCTGACTTAAAACTTATGTTTGATAGCAAACTGATTGAGGAGGAAACTACTCAGGGTAAAACTCCCGTCATTCTTGCTACTAAAAACAAAGTGTTGAGTGTAGTAATGGTTGCAGACGCTGTAAAACCTGAAGCTATTGAAGCTGTAAGAAATCTTCATAAACTTGGTATTAAGGTTGTGATGCTAACTGGTGATAATAAAAACACGGCTCAATTTATTGCTAAAGAAGTTGGTATTGATGAAGTAGTTGCAGAAGTTTCACCTGAAGATAAACTCAAGAAAATAATTGATCTTCAAAAAGAAGGTCAGATAGTGGCTATGGCTGGTGATGGAGTAAATGATGCCCCAGCACTAGCTCAGGCTAATGTTGGTATTGCTATGGGAACAGGAACTGATGTTGCTATTGAGACTGCTGGTATTACACTTCTCCACGGTGATATTTCAAAACTTGTAAAAGCAATAAAATTATCTCGCTTAACTATGCGTGGTATACGACAAAATCTTTTCTGGGCATTTATCTATAACATTATTGGAATACCACTTGCAGCAGGATTATTCTTTCCTATTTTCGGCTGGTTACTGTCCCCAGTATTTGCAGGGCTAGCTATGGCATTTTCAAGTGTATCAGTAGTGTTCAATTCATTACGATTAAAAGCTAAACAACTATAA
- a CDS encoding sulfite exporter TauE/SafE family protein, with translation MSTYTFHVNGMHCKACIALTESELHDLPEVKKAKSSLSTHSVEVEGDFGDKSQEEIASQLSGVLQKHGYTVTVEKQKKAVNWKEFNIAIPIAGAFIALFIILQKLGIVNLVNTSEVGYGTAFVIGLIASVSTCMAVVGGLVLSMSANFAKEGDKVRPQVIFHAGRLVSFFILGGVIGAIGSAFQLGITGTFILGILVGIIMLILGINLLDVFPWAKKLQPTLPAFFSSHVQGLKKINHTLTPLLIGIVTFFLPCGFTQSMQIYTLTTGSFWAGAMTMGAFALGTLPVLALLSFSTSNIHKKAQSGVFFKTAGLVVLFFAVFNIYNSLVAVGLLPALFSF, from the coding sequence ATGAGTACTTACACATTTCATGTAAACGGTATGCACTGTAAGGCTTGTATAGCTCTTACAGAAAGTGAACTTCATGATCTTCCTGAAGTAAAAAAGGCAAAGTCTTCTCTTAGTACACATAGTGTTGAAGTAGAGGGAGATTTTGGCGATAAGAGCCAAGAAGAAATTGCTTCACAGCTAAGTGGTGTTCTACAAAAACATGGATATACCGTTACTGTTGAGAAACAGAAAAAAGCCGTTAATTGGAAAGAGTTCAATATAGCAATTCCAATAGCTGGAGCATTTATTGCTTTGTTTATCATTCTTCAGAAACTAGGCATAGTAAATCTCGTGAATACTTCAGAGGTTGGATATGGGACAGCCTTTGTAATAGGTCTCATTGCCTCAGTTTCGACCTGTATGGCAGTTGTTGGTGGCTTGGTACTCTCTATGTCGGCTAACTTTGCTAAAGAGGGAGATAAGGTTCGTCCTCAAGTGATTTTCCATGCAGGAAGATTGGTGTCATTCTTTATCTTAGGAGGAGTAATTGGAGCAATTGGATCAGCTTTTCAACTGGGAATTACGGGAACATTTATACTTGGGATTCTGGTTGGAATAATAATGTTAATATTAGGAATCAATCTGCTAGATGTATTTCCTTGGGCAAAGAAACTACAACCAACCCTTCCTGCTTTTTTCTCAAGCCATGTTCAGGGTCTTAAAAAGATAAATCATACACTTACGCCTCTTCTTATTGGTATCGTCACATTCTTTTTGCCTTGTGGCTTTACTCAGTCAATGCAGATTTATACTCTCACTACGGGTAGTTTCTGGGCAGGAGCAATGACGATGGGAGCATTTGCACTTGGAACACTACCTGTACTGGCATTATTAAGTTTTAGTACTTCAAACATCCACAAGAAGGCACAATCTGGTGTATTTTTTAAAACAGCAGGCTTAGTAGTTCTATTCTTTGCCGTCTTTAACATATACAACAGTTTAGTAGCCGTAGGATTATTACCAGCATTATTTAGCTTCTAA
- a CDS encoding thioredoxin domain-containing protein, whose amino-acid sequence MDNPQPVQNNTRGQNIFLPIAILLASIILGGSLVASALIKDKSPSEFAAPVQAAKQEEVKVKSIRQVTPEDHIRGNPNAIVKIVEYSDTECPFCKSFHPTMKQVFEEYGKTNQVAWVYRHFPLDQIHPKARKEAEATECAAELGGNDAFWKYIDRIYEITPANNRLDLAELPKIAKFVGLDVNKFNQCLESGKYAQRVENDSKDAIASGARGTPWTIVVSPKGTLYPVNGAQPYNAVKTLIETALKDK is encoded by the coding sequence ATGGATAATCCACAACCAGTTCAAAATAATACCAGAGGTCAAAATATCTTTCTTCCAATTGCGATTCTTTTAGCTAGCATCATCCTAGGAGGATCACTTGTTGCTAGTGCTCTAATAAAAGATAAAAGTCCAAGTGAATTTGCTGCACCAGTTCAAGCTGCTAAGCAAGAAGAAGTAAAAGTTAAGAGTATACGACAAGTAACTCCCGAAGATCATATACGAGGTAATCCAAATGCAATAGTTAAAATTGTTGAATACTCAGATACTGAATGTCCTTTCTGTAAATCGTTTCATCCCACAATGAAGCAGGTATTTGAAGAATATGGAAAAACCAATCAAGTTGCATGGGTTTATCGACATTTTCCTTTAGATCAAATTCATCCTAAAGCTCGTAAGGAAGCAGAAGCAACTGAATGTGCAGCTGAGCTTGGTGGTAATGATGCATTTTGGAAATACATAGATCGTATTTATGAAATAACTCCAGCTAATAATCGTTTGGATTTGGCTGAACTTCCTAAGATTGCTAAGTTTGTCGGGCTTGATGTTAATAAGTTTAATCAATGTTTAGAAAGTGGTAAGTATGCACAAAGAGTAGAGAATGATTCAAAAGATGCTATTGCATCAGGTGCACGAGGAACACCATGGACAATTGTTGTTTCACCGAAAGGAACTTTATATCCAGTAAATGGTGCTCAACCTTATAATGCTGTTAAAACTCTTATTGAAACTGCCTTAAAGGATAAATAA
- a CDS encoding DsbA family protein: MKQETKVVLGMIGVCLVIFIGIIFLSDRGTSPQNSLSDTQPIVDQTVLVREDSKKIEVAGSKITLVEFADFECESCGAAHPILKKIKEEYKEKMTFVFRNFPLHGNSVLAAKAAEAAGEQGKFWEMHDKLFENQKQWGEKQTPQTELFRKYAQELGLNMTNFNTVIASTKYEDKIARDKNDGVKAGVTGTPTFYLNGKIIKGVPTYAQLKQLIDSELNK; this comes from the coding sequence ATGAAACAAGAAACTAAAGTTGTATTGGGAATGATTGGAGTATGTCTAGTTATATTTATTGGAATTATCTTTCTTAGTGATAGAGGGACATCACCACAAAATTCCTTAAGTGATACTCAACCTATAGTAGATCAAACCGTATTAGTGAGAGAAGACAGTAAAAAAATAGAAGTAGCAGGTTCAAAAATCACACTGGTTGAGTTTGCTGATTTTGAATGTGAATCTTGTGGCGCGGCTCATCCCATACTAAAGAAAATTAAAGAAGAATATAAAGAAAAAATGACTTTCGTATTTAGAAATTTTCCACTTCATGGAAATTCAGTGCTTGCGGCAAAAGCAGCCGAAGCTGCTGGGGAACAAGGTAAGTTTTGGGAAATGCATGACAAATTGTTTGAAAATCAGAAACAATGGGGTGAGAAGCAAACTCCACAAACTGAACTTTTTAGAAAGTACGCCCAGGAATTGGGATTGAATATGACAAACTTTAATACTGTGATTGCAAGCACTAAGTATGAAGATAAGATTGCAAGAGACAAAAATGATGGTGTAAAAGCAGGGGTAACAGGAACGCCAACATTCTATCTGAATGGAAAAATAATTAAAGGAGTTCCAACTTATGCTCAGTTAAAGCAGTTAATAGACAGTGAATTAAATAAATAA
- a CDS encoding SurA N-terminal domain-containing protein, giving the protein MDNQQETPKDITKNSQNKGWQSWLTLKTAIPICILLIVLAALYYFKGVFIAATVNGSPISRMSVIKDLEKQGGKQAVDALITKKLIDNEIDKKGITVSQEEMDEEIKSIESGLTAQGTTLDLALQQQGISREKLNEQISFQKKLEKLLADKTVVSDQEVDAYIKDNNVKPQAGEKIEDIKAEIKTTLQQEKFNQVAQQWIEQLKTNANIKYYVNY; this is encoded by the coding sequence ATGGATAATCAACAAGAAACACCAAAAGACATTACTAAAAATTCTCAAAATAAAGGTTGGCAATCATGGCTCACTTTAAAAACTGCTATACCTATTTGTATTTTATTAATAGTTCTTGCTGCACTCTACTATTTTAAGGGCGTATTCATTGCTGCAACTGTAAATGGTAGCCCAATCAGTAGAATGTCTGTTATTAAAGATCTCGAGAAACAAGGTGGAAAGCAAGCAGTTGATGCTCTTATCACTAAAAAGCTTATTGATAATGAAATAGATAAAAAAGGCATTACAGTATCACAAGAAGAAATGGACGAAGAAATTAAAAGTATTGAAAGTGGGCTTACTGCTCAGGGAACAACGCTTGACTTAGCTTTGCAACAGCAAGGTATAAGCCGAGAAAAATTAAATGAACAAATATCTTTTCAAAAGAAGCTAGAAAAGCTTTTAGCTGATAAAACAGTGGTTTCAGATCAAGAAGTTGATGCATATATAAAAGATAATAATGTGAAGCCTCAGGCTGGAGAAAAGATAGAAGATATTAAAGCTGAAATAAAGACGACACTTCAGCAGGAAAAATTTAACCAAGTAGCTCAGCAATGGATTGAACAGTTAAAGACAAATGCAAATATAAAATATTATGTTAACTACTAA
- a CDS encoding histidine phosphatase family protein — protein sequence MKHIYFVRHGSTPGNESKLYKVETEPLSENGIKQAEFVAKRFQTIPIDTIVSSEMTRAAQTAEVIAKELGKEIIYTKLFQEIMRPSIVRNRSQKDPDVEAIMKAIADNAHDAAWRHSDEENFHDLRDRATQCIEYLKTVVGENILVVTHGYMLRMIAAVMLFGNDLTVPMFKRLNHFLVTKNTGITYMTEDSGVFRVQTWNDHAHLGEIK from the coding sequence ATGAAACATATATACTTTGTACGGCACGGTTCGACACCCGGTAATGAATCTAAATTATATAAAGTTGAAACTGAACCTTTATCTGAAAACGGAATTAAACAAGCAGAATTTGTTGCTAAACGATTTCAGACAATTCCAATTGATACCATTGTTTCAAGTGAAATGACTCGCGCGGCTCAGACTGCAGAAGTTATTGCTAAAGAGCTTGGTAAAGAAATAATCTACACAAAACTGTTTCAAGAAATCATGCGTCCATCAATTGTGCGCAATCGATCACAAAAGGATCCTGATGTTGAAGCAATTATGAAAGCTATTGCTGATAATGCACATGATGCAGCATGGCGACATTCTGATGAAGAAAATTTTCATGATTTGAGAGACAGAGCCACACAATGTATTGAATACTTAAAGACTGTTGTGGGAGAAAATATTTTAGTTGTAACTCATGGCTATATGTTGCGCATGATTGCTGCAGTGATGCTCTTTGGCAATGATCTAACTGTGCCAATGTTTAAACGCCTCAATCATTTCCTAGTAACTAAGAATACTGGCATCACATATATGACTGAAGACAGCGGAGTGTTCCGAGTACAGACCTGGAACGACCATGCTCATCTAGGAGAGATTAAATAA
- the rodA gene encoding rod shape-determining protein RodA, with the protein MIKRFLGHIDWILFLAILPILGAGLVTMNSFSTDSGYFTRQSVWIVISCIVFLIFSKIDFSFLKRTRVITTIFFLSCCVLLSLFAIGTVAKGAQSWFSVGLFSIQPSDPMKIVLILLLSKYFSRRHVEIRNIRHILVSGLYSLIVFLLIVIQPDFGGAIIIFFIWFGMVLVSGISKKHLLAVFLMGAVAFGGLWTFVFQDYQKQRIISFISPLADIRGAGYNAYQSTIAVGSGQMLGKGIGYGTQSKLSFLPEYQTDFIFAAFAEEWGFIGVIILFTLYGIIMWRILLNAMYGSSNFEVLFALGIAILFMIQFTVNVGMNIGLLPVTGVTIPFMSYGGSHLVTEFAALGILMSMRKYRRATHVDTIKNEFIGI; encoded by the coding sequence ATGATTAAAAGATTTCTGGGACATATTGATTGGATACTGTTCTTAGCAATTCTACCTATACTTGGTGCAGGTCTAGTAACAATGAATTCATTTTCTACGGATAGTGGTTATTTTACACGCCAATCTGTCTGGATTGTAATATCGTGTATTGTATTTCTCATTTTTAGTAAGATTGATTTCAGCTTTCTAAAAAGAACAAGAGTAATTACTACTATCTTTTTTCTTTCGTGTTGCGTGCTCTTATCATTATTTGCTATAGGAACTGTGGCAAAAGGTGCTCAAAGTTGGTTTAGCGTAGGGTTATTCTCTATTCAACCTTCAGATCCAATGAAGATTGTTCTCATTCTATTGTTATCAAAATACTTTTCTCGTAGACATGTTGAAATACGTAATATAAGGCATATTTTAGTATCTGGGCTGTATTCACTAATTGTATTTTTGCTTATAGTAATTCAACCAGATTTTGGAGGAGCAATAATTATTTTCTTTATTTGGTTTGGAATGGTGCTTGTGTCAGGGATTTCTAAAAAGCATCTTTTAGCGGTCTTCCTTATGGGAGCCGTTGCGTTTGGAGGTTTATGGACATTCGTCTTTCAAGATTATCAAAAACAACGTATCATCTCATTTATTTCTCCTTTGGCTGATATTCGAGGTGCTGGTTATAATGCATATCAATCAACTATTGCTGTAGGTTCAGGACAAATGCTTGGAAAGGGAATCGGGTATGGTACACAATCAAAACTTAGTTTCTTGCCAGAGTATCAAACAGACTTTATTTTTGCAGCATTTGCTGAGGAATGGGGATTTATAGGAGTAATAATACTTTTCACACTATATGGAATTATAATGTGGCGAATCCTATTAAATGCCATGTATGGTAGTTCTAATTTCGAAGTATTATTTGCCCTAGGAATTGCAATTTTATTCATGATTCAGTTTACCGTTAATGTGGGCATGAACATTGGTCTTCTGCCTGTTACAGGAGTTACCATTCCATTTATGAGCTATGGAGGTTCACATCTTGTTACAGAATTTGCTGCTTTAGGAATATTAATGAGTATGCGTAAGTATCGTAGGGCTACGCATGTTGATACTATTAAGAATGAGTTTATAGGAATATAA
- a CDS encoding metal-sensitive transcriptional regulator — MNVNKAKIVRRLQIIEGQARGLREMIEKGSYCIDVITQSSAIKQGLSNVEDMLMEHHLSHCVVKQIEEGKPAKAVEEVLKVYKLKRK; from the coding sequence ATGAATGTTAACAAAGCTAAAATCGTTCGACGTTTACAAATAATTGAGGGTCAGGCACGTGGACTAAGAGAGATGATCGAAAAGGGGAGCTACTGTATTGATGTTATTACCCAGAGTTCTGCAATTAAGCAGGGCCTTTCTAATGTAGAAGATATGCTTATGGAGCACCACCTCTCCCACTGTGTAGTAAAGCAAATTGAAGAAGGAAAACCAGCAAAGGCAGTAGAGGAAGTTCTTAAGGTCTATAAACTAAAACGAAAATAA